From Streptomyces sp. NBC_00370, a single genomic window includes:
- a CDS encoding glycoside hydrolase family 64 protein: MISRRLFLSGAAAAATAVTYPVWGSALSPHASAADTCELALQNKSLPGTVHAYVTGHDGATGGWTLLKPDGDVYRPDSPGAPQTPLPVDCAIPLGAAGSAPVVLTLPQLYGARVYFVRDDKLDFFLNPGPALVEPAFATESDPNYGRTWSFCEFTFNADQLYSNISYVDLATALPIGITLDGDATHTVAPLPAGALDKIADGLTAQAAADGHPWDKLVLRGPDGGVLRVISPQNLAGDAPFTNVFDSYVDQVWQKYAAEDLTIDLQGGRGVFTGRVSGDTLTFNGGHTFAKPTSMDIFTCNSGPFANNPADSDDKKGLLARLAAAFNRSTLLTHPDQPNGATAADYYQDPVTNHWARVLHANTPIGYAFPYDDVQPDGQPDVSGAAFDGNPKRWTVSVGS; the protein is encoded by the coding sequence GTGATATCCCGTCGACTCTTCCTGTCCGGCGCGGCAGCAGCCGCCACGGCCGTCACCTATCCCGTCTGGGGCAGCGCGCTCAGCCCGCACGCCTCGGCCGCCGACACCTGCGAGCTGGCACTCCAGAACAAATCGCTGCCCGGCACGGTGCACGCGTACGTCACCGGGCACGACGGCGCCACCGGCGGCTGGACGCTGCTGAAGCCGGACGGCGACGTCTACCGCCCCGACTCCCCCGGCGCGCCGCAGACCCCGCTGCCGGTCGACTGCGCGATCCCGCTGGGCGCGGCGGGCAGCGCGCCCGTCGTGCTGACGCTCCCCCAGCTCTACGGCGCGCGTGTCTACTTCGTACGCGACGACAAGCTGGACTTCTTCCTCAACCCCGGCCCCGCGCTGGTGGAGCCGGCCTTCGCCACGGAGTCGGACCCGAACTACGGCCGCACCTGGTCCTTCTGCGAATTCACCTTCAACGCGGACCAGTTGTACTCGAACATCAGCTACGTCGACCTCGCGACAGCCCTGCCCATCGGCATCACGCTGGACGGCGACGCCACCCACACCGTCGCCCCGCTGCCCGCGGGCGCCCTGGACAAGATCGCCGACGGGCTGACCGCCCAGGCGGCGGCCGACGGGCACCCGTGGGACAAGCTGGTCCTGCGCGGGCCCGACGGCGGTGTGCTGCGGGTGATCTCGCCGCAGAACCTGGCGGGTGACGCGCCCTTCACCAACGTCTTCGACAGCTACGTCGACCAGGTGTGGCAGAAGTACGCGGCCGAGGACCTGACGATCGACCTGCAGGGCGGGCGCGGTGTCTTCACCGGCCGGGTCAGCGGCGACACGCTCACCTTCAACGGCGGCCACACCTTCGCCAAGCCGACGTCGATGGACATCTTCACCTGCAACAGCGGTCCGTTCGCCAACAACCCGGCCGACTCGGACGACAAGAAGGGGCTGCTCGCCCGGCTCGCCGCCGCCTTCAACCGCTCCACCCTGCTGACCCACCCGGACCAGCCGAACGGCGCGACGGCCGCCGACTACTACCAGGACCCGGTCACCAACCACTGGGCCCGGGTGCTGCACGCGAACACGCCGATCGGCTACGCGTTCCCGTACGACGACGTGCAGCCGGACGGCCAGCCCGACGTCTCGGGCGCGGCCTTCGACGGCAACCCGAAGCGCTGGACCGTCTCGGTCGGCTCCTGA
- a CDS encoding acyl-CoA carboxylase subunit beta — MTVVDQTPSEPADTRGRVAELHALREQARRGPSDRATEAQHAKGKLTARERIALLLDEGSFSEVEQLRRHRATGFGLEAKKPYTDGVITGWGTVEGRTVFVYAHDFRIFGGALGEAHATKIHKIMDMAISAGAPLVSLNDGAGARIQEGVSALAGYGGIFQRNTRASGVIPQISVMLGPCAGGAAYSPALTDFVFMVRDTSQMFITGPDVVKAVTGEEITQNGLGGADVHAETSGVAHFAYDDEETCIGEVRYLLSMLPQNNRENPPSVESDDPADRRSDVLLDLVPADGNRPYDMHKVIEELVDEGDFLEIHERWARNIICALARIDGQVVGIVANQPQSLAGVLDIEASEKAARFVQMCDAFNIPIVTLLDVPGFLPGVDQEHGGIIRHGAKLLYAYCNATVPRISLILRKAYGGAYIVMDSQSIGADLTYAWPTNEIAVMGAEGAANVIFRKQIAEAEDPEAMRARMVKEYKAELMHPYYAAERGLVDDVIDPAETRQVLGSALAMLRTKHADLPSRKHGNPPQ, encoded by the coding sequence ATGACCGTAGTGGACCAGACGCCGAGCGAGCCCGCCGATACCAGAGGGCGGGTCGCCGAGTTGCACGCCCTGCGCGAGCAGGCCCGCAGAGGGCCCAGCGACCGGGCGACGGAAGCGCAGCATGCCAAGGGCAAGCTGACCGCGCGCGAGCGCATCGCGCTCCTGCTGGACGAGGGATCATTCAGCGAGGTCGAGCAGTTGCGCCGGCACCGCGCGACCGGGTTCGGTCTTGAGGCGAAGAAGCCGTACACCGACGGTGTGATCACCGGCTGGGGCACGGTCGAGGGCCGGACGGTCTTCGTGTACGCCCACGACTTCCGGATCTTCGGCGGCGCGCTCGGCGAGGCGCACGCGACGAAGATCCACAAGATCATGGACATGGCCATCTCGGCCGGTGCCCCGCTGGTCTCCCTGAACGACGGCGCGGGCGCCCGTATCCAGGAGGGCGTGTCCGCGCTCGCCGGGTACGGCGGCATCTTCCAGCGCAACACGCGCGCCTCGGGTGTCATCCCGCAGATCAGCGTGATGCTCGGCCCGTGCGCGGGCGGCGCCGCCTACAGCCCGGCGCTGACCGACTTCGTCTTCATGGTCCGCGACACCTCGCAGATGTTCATCACAGGCCCGGACGTGGTCAAGGCCGTCACCGGTGAGGAGATCACCCAGAACGGCCTCGGCGGCGCCGACGTGCACGCCGAGACCTCCGGCGTCGCGCACTTCGCGTACGACGACGAGGAGACCTGCATCGGCGAGGTGCGCTACCTCCTGTCGATGCTCCCGCAGAACAACCGGGAGAACCCGCCGTCCGTCGAGTCCGACGACCCGGCCGACCGGCGCTCCGACGTCCTGCTCGACCTGGTGCCCGCCGACGGCAACCGCCCGTACGACATGCACAAGGTCATCGAGGAGCTGGTCGACGAGGGCGACTTCCTGGAGATCCACGAGCGCTGGGCGCGCAACATCATCTGCGCCCTGGCCAGGATCGACGGACAGGTGGTCGGCATCGTCGCCAACCAGCCGCAGTCGCTCGCCGGAGTCCTGGACATCGAGGCGTCGGAGAAAGCGGCGCGCTTTGTCCAGATGTGCGACGCTTTCAATATCCCGATCGTCACGCTGCTGGACGTGCCCGGCTTCCTGCCGGGCGTCGACCAGGAGCACGGCGGAATCATCCGGCACGGCGCGAAGTTGCTCTACGCGTACTGCAACGCCACGGTGCCCAGGATCTCGCTGATCCTGCGCAAGGCCTACGGAGGTGCGTACATCGTGATGGACTCCCAGTCCATCGGGGCGGATCTCACCTACGCCTGGCCGACCAACGAGATCGCGGTGATGGGCGCCGAAGGTGCCGCCAACGTCATCTTCCGCAAGCAGATCGCCGAGGCCGAGGACCCCGAAGCCATGCGTGCCCGCATGGTCAAGGAGTACAAGGCCGAGCTGATGCACCCGTACTACGCGGCCGAGCGGGGCCTTGTCGACGACGTCATCGACCCCGCGGAGACCCGGCAGGTACTCGGGAGCGCGCTCGCGATGCTCCGCACCAAGCACGCGGACCTGCCGTCCCGCAAGCACGGCAACCCTCCGCAGTAA
- a CDS encoding acyl-CoA carboxylase subunit epsilon, whose protein sequence is MSNPINESLLRVEKGQADPEELAAITAVLLARAAATPEAPAHQGRSTAGWRRLERTPGFRAPHSWQG, encoded by the coding sequence ATGAGCAACCCCATCAACGAATCGCTGCTGCGTGTCGAGAAGGGCCAGGCCGACCCGGAGGAGCTGGCCGCCATCACGGCGGTCCTGCTCGCCCGTGCGGCCGCCACCCCCGAGGCCCCGGCCCACCAGGGCCGCTCCACGGCCGGCTGGCGCCGCCTGGAGCGCACCCCCGGCTTCCGGGCCCCGCACAGCTGGCAGGGCTGA
- a CDS encoding GTP-binding protein, which translates to MDFASSSGGAARSTTSAKIVVAGGFGVGKTTFVGAVSEINPLRTEAVMTSASAGIDDLTHTGDKTTTTVAMDFGRITLDQDLILYLFGTPGQDRFWFMWDDLVRGAIGAVVLVDTRRLADCFPAVDYFENSGLPFVIALNGFDGHQPYTPDEVREALQIGPDTPIITTDARHRADAKSGLITLVEHALMARLR; encoded by the coding sequence GTGGACTTCGCAAGCTCTAGCGGCGGTGCAGCCCGCTCAACCACCAGCGCGAAGATCGTGGTGGCGGGCGGATTCGGCGTGGGCAAGACCACGTTCGTCGGCGCCGTCTCGGAGATCAACCCGCTGCGTACCGAAGCCGTCATGACCTCCGCATCGGCGGGGATCGACGACCTCACCCATACCGGGGACAAGACCACCACGACGGTGGCCATGGACTTCGGCCGTATCACCCTCGACCAGGACCTGATCCTCTACCTCTTCGGCACCCCGGGCCAGGACCGCTTCTGGTTCATGTGGGACGACCTCGTGCGCGGCGCCATCGGCGCGGTGGTCCTGGTCGACACCCGCAGGCTCGCCGACTGCTTCCCCGCGGTCGACTACTTCGAGAACTCGGGCCTGCCGTTCGTCATCGCCCTCAACGGCTTCGACGGACACCAGCCCTACACGCCCGACGAGGTGCGGGAGGCGCTCCAGATCGGACCCGACACCCCGATCATCACCACCGACGCCCGCCACCGCGCGGACGCCAAGAGCGGTCTCATCACCCTGGTCGAGCACGCGCTGATGGCACGGCTTCGCTAG
- a CDS encoding DUF742 domain-containing protein encodes MATPPGGYRYDGSQQVPGEHARNRFNAPSPGRQQPFDPYDQPPARIQPVQPMRAPEPASPPAMGHHNPLVRPYAMTGGRTRPRYQLAIEALVSTTADPSRLQGQLPEHQRICRLCFEIKSVAEVSALLSIPLGVTRILVADLAEAGLVAIHQPGGDESAGGQPDVTLLERVLSGLRKL; translated from the coding sequence GTGGCTACACCCCCAGGCGGTTACCGTTACGACGGTTCCCAGCAGGTGCCGGGAGAGCATGCCCGGAACCGCTTCAACGCGCCTTCGCCCGGCAGACAGCAGCCGTTCGACCCCTACGACCAGCCGCCGGCGCGCATCCAGCCGGTACAGCCGATGCGGGCCCCCGAGCCCGCGTCCCCGCCCGCCATGGGACACCACAACCCCCTGGTGCGGCCGTACGCCATGACTGGCGGCCGAACCAGGCCGCGGTACCAGCTCGCCATCGAGGCGCTGGTCAGTACGACGGCCGATCCGTCCCGGTTGCAAGGGCAGTTGCCCGAGCATCAGCGGATCTGCCGGCTGTGTTTCGAGATCAAGTCGGTGGCCGAGGTCTCGGCGCTGCTCTCGATTCCCCTCGGCGTCACCCGGATCCTCGTAGCCGACCTGGCGGAGGCCGGACTTGTCGCCATCCATCAGCCCGGCGGCGACGAGTCCGCCGGTGGTCAGCCAGATGTGACACTGCTCGAAAGGGTGCTCAGTGGACTTCGCAAGCTCTAG
- a CDS encoding roadblock/LC7 domain-containing protein: MSQAAQNLNWLITNFVDNTPGVSHTVVVSADGLLLAMSEGFPRDRADQLAAVASGLTSLTAGASRIFEGGAVNQTVVEMDRGFLFIMSVSDGSSLAVLAHPEADIGLVGYEMALLVDRAGTVLTPDLRAELQGSLLN; encoded by the coding sequence ATGAGCCAGGCGGCGCAGAATCTGAACTGGTTGATCACCAACTTCGTGGACAACACCCCCGGGGTGTCCCACACGGTGGTGGTCTCCGCCGACGGACTCCTACTGGCGATGTCCGAAGGCTTCCCGCGCGACCGGGCCGACCAGCTCGCCGCCGTCGCCTCAGGACTGACCTCGCTCACCGCGGGGGCCTCCCGGATCTTCGAAGGCGGCGCTGTGAACCAGACCGTCGTCGAGATGGACCGCGGTTTTCTCTTCATCATGTCCGTCTCGGACGGCTCCTCACTGGCCGTCCTCGCCCATCCCGAGGCCGACATCGGCCTCGTCGGGTACGAGATGGCACTCCTGGTCGATCGCGCGGGGACGGTCCTCACCCCCGACCTGCGCGCCGAGCTTCAGGGAAGTCTTCTCAACTAA
- a CDS encoding sensor histidine kinase — protein MATRLNAILLIPVLVGLVMGGFQVKGSISTWREAQDAERTALVVRAASDYSQALLDERDLTAQPLLTNKRDSKIVVKSRADTDAAKKKFDVAVRNMPQKQGLKRRLDLFRGEEPKLSALRKIAYTAAVETPDKTGSHGGPVATEEGYVQIQHSLMEFSNELGLGTSNITSYGRTLYSIQLAKAAGSLQRSIGMHLLVRPSQKPDIRGGQTIAFTSYAYLEGIAIQEYGSGGTAEDTKRLQDVMKKETAAGAKKLAAAQQQAAAAGQDFTPPPSQQGSVLDGMVAAIATGASPEQLAERGVTPEAWMAASTAKFDGYTILEKGLVDRAVTDAGQISDDARNDAITNGAIVLVALLIAFVLAGMMARQMSRSMRTLRTAAFSIAEQRLPMLVDQLSRTEPGRVDTRVEPIPVNSTDEIGEVARAFDQVHREAVRLAAEQAMLRGNVNAIFTNLSRRNQSLIEGQLTLITELENNEGEPEQLESLFKLDHLATRMRRNGENLLVLAGEEPGRRWNQPVPLVDVLRAASSEVESYERIELTGVPETDIHGQSVTDLVHLLAELLENATTFSSPQTKVRVTATRLPDGRVMIEIHDKGIGLTAEDFADINHKLANPPTVDAAVSQRMGLFVVGRLADRHGIRVQLRPSGEQAGTTSLVMLPNAITHGGGGEPVPAPDDFTVSQIIPDQLPAPREPSFNGRAMLTAAELGFDDSRYDEQPAAPDPRRLNPVNRSLMREERRAAVEARSSHDDGVNGTGDGSGPLFSDQVDGQYRDQPDGQYAPQENGAYEGQSEETPYGAGYAPQLTGSAEYGQPPAANGQPDAFGQYGEYRAPETYAQSYTEDPFSNGQSADTAYVNPFDPQPQQGEWADQGAYHNGFQSESQPEPESAPGGPDKAADRVGFDRPGPSPSTSHALTEAGLPLRGGTQQREKQEWQPAGQEEAPLNQPSQPGQAPQPAQSGQNGHSEADGTQDWRSMNDDRWHRAEKLREPKAGGITSSGLPRRVPKANLVEGAAEQTQQGGPQISRAPEDVRGRLSNLRRGVQRGRNAGADKNGPGDGSGSTYNQER, from the coding sequence GTGGCCACCCGGCTGAACGCCATTCTGCTGATTCCGGTTCTGGTCGGGCTCGTGATGGGCGGCTTCCAGGTCAAGGGGTCGATCAGCACCTGGCGGGAGGCCCAGGACGCCGAGCGCACCGCCCTCGTCGTCCGGGCCGCCTCGGACTACAGCCAGGCGCTGCTCGACGAACGTGACCTCACGGCCCAGCCGTTGCTGACCAACAAGCGCGACTCCAAGATCGTGGTGAAGAGCAGGGCCGACACGGACGCGGCGAAGAAGAAGTTCGACGTCGCTGTGCGGAACATGCCCCAGAAACAGGGGCTGAAGCGCCGGCTCGACCTGTTCCGCGGTGAGGAGCCCAAGCTCTCCGCGCTGCGCAAGATCGCCTATACGGCGGCGGTGGAGACCCCGGACAAGACCGGCAGTCACGGCGGTCCGGTGGCGACCGAAGAGGGCTATGTGCAGATCCAGCACTCCCTCATGGAGTTCTCCAACGAACTCGGCCTCGGCACCAGCAACATCACGAGTTACGGCCGCACCCTCTACTCCATCCAGCTCGCCAAGGCGGCGGGCTCGCTGCAGCGCTCCATCGGGATGCATCTGCTGGTACGGCCCAGCCAGAAGCCCGACATCAGGGGCGGCCAGACGATCGCCTTCACGTCGTACGCGTACCTGGAGGGCATCGCCATCCAGGAGTACGGGTCCGGCGGCACCGCCGAGGACACGAAGCGGCTGCAGGACGTCATGAAGAAGGAGACCGCCGCGGGCGCCAAGAAGCTCGCGGCGGCCCAGCAGCAGGCAGCAGCGGCGGGGCAGGACTTCACCCCGCCGCCCAGCCAGCAGGGCTCCGTGCTCGACGGCATGGTCGCGGCCATCGCCACCGGCGCGAGCCCCGAGCAGCTGGCCGAGCGCGGGGTCACCCCCGAGGCGTGGATGGCGGCGTCCACCGCCAAGTTCGACGGCTACACCATCCTGGAGAAGGGCCTGGTCGACCGGGCGGTCACCGACGCCGGGCAGATCTCCGACGACGCCAGGAACGACGCGATCACCAACGGCGCGATCGTGCTGGTGGCGCTGCTGATCGCCTTCGTGCTCGCCGGGATGATGGCGCGGCAGATGAGCCGCTCGATGCGGACGCTGCGTACGGCCGCCTTCTCCATCGCCGAACAGCGGCTGCCGATGCTGGTCGACCAGCTGTCCAGGACCGAGCCGGGCCGGGTCGACACCCGCGTCGAGCCGATCCCGGTCAACAGCACGGACGAGATCGGCGAGGTCGCCCGCGCCTTCGACCAGGTGCACCGCGAGGCGGTCCGGCTGGCCGCCGAGCAGGCGATGCTGCGCGGAAACGTCAATGCGATCTTCACCAACCTCTCCCGCCGCAACCAGTCGCTGATCGAGGGCCAGCTGACCCTCATCACCGAGCTGGAGAACAACGAGGGCGAGCCGGAACAGCTGGAGAGCCTGTTCAAGCTGGACCACCTGGCCACCCGCATGCGCCGCAACGGCGAGAACCTGCTGGTCCTCGCCGGCGAGGAGCCGGGCCGCCGGTGGAACCAGCCGGTGCCGCTCGTCGACGTCCTGCGGGCCGCCTCGTCCGAGGTCGAGTCGTACGAGCGGATAGAGCTGACCGGCGTCCCCGAGACGGACATCCACGGCCAGTCGGTGACCGACCTCGTCCATCTCCTCGCCGAGCTGCTGGAGAACGCCACCACCTTCTCCTCGCCGCAGACGAAGGTCAGGGTCACGGCGACCCGGCTGCCCGACGGCCGCGTGATGATCGAGATCCACGACAAGGGCATCGGCCTCACCGCCGAGGACTTCGCCGACATCAACCACAAGCTGGCCAACCCGCCGACCGTGGACGCGGCGGTCTCCCAGCGGATGGGGCTCTTCGTGGTCGGCCGGCTGGCCGACCGGCACGGCATCCGGGTCCAGCTGCGCCCCTCGGGCGAGCAGGCCGGCACCACGTCGCTGGTGATGCTCCCCAACGCGATCACCCACGGCGGCGGCGGCGAACCCGTACCGGCCCCCGACGACTTCACCGTCTCGCAGATCATCCCCGACCAGCTGCCCGCACCGCGCGAGCCGTCCTTCAACGGCCGTGCCATGCTGACCGCGGCCGAGCTCGGCTTCGACGACTCCCGTTACGACGAGCAACCGGCGGCGCCCGACCCGCGCAGGCTCAACCCCGTCAACCGCTCGCTGATGCGCGAGGAGCGGCGCGCCGCGGTGGAGGCCCGGTCGTCGCACGACGACGGCGTGAACGGCACCGGGGACGGCAGCGGGCCGCTCTTCAGCGACCAGGTGGACGGCCAGTACCGCGACCAGCCGGACGGCCAGTACGCCCCGCAGGAGAACGGCGCGTACGAAGGGCAGAGCGAGGAGACGCCGTACGGCGCCGGCTACGCCCCGCAGCTGACCGGGTCCGCCGAATACGGGCAGCCGCCCGCGGCGAACGGGCAGCCCGACGCCTTCGGACAGTACGGCGAGTACCGCGCGCCCGAGACCTACGCCCAGAGCTATACGGAAGACCCGTTCAGCAACGGACAGAGCGCGGACACGGCGTATGTGAACCCCTTCGACCCGCAGCCCCAGCAAGGCGAGTGGGCAGATCAGGGGGCGTATCACAACGGCTTCCAATCCGAGTCACAACCGGAACCGGAATCGGCTCCTGGCGGCCCCGACAAGGCCGCGGACCGCGTAGGCTTCGACCGTCCCGGACCCTCTCCGAGCACCAGCCACGCCTTGACCGAAGCAGGTCTGCCGCTGCGCGGCGGCACCCAGCAGCGGGAGAAGCAGGAGTGGCAGCCCGCAGGGCAGGAAGAAGCACCTCTCAACCAGCCAAGTCAGCCCGGACAGGCCCCACAGCCCGCCCAGAGCGGGCAGAATGGGCACAGCGAGGCGGACGGCACCCAGGACTGGCGATCGATGAACGACGATCGCTGGCACCGGGCGGAGAAGCTCCGTGAACCCAAGGCCGGCGGAATCACCTCGTCGGGACTGCCGCGGCGCGTACCCAAGGCCAACCTGGTCGAGGGAGCGGCGGAGCAGACCCAGCAGGGCGGCCCCCAGATTTCCCGGGCTCCGGAGGACGTGCGCGGCAGGCTGAGCAATCTGCGCCGTGGCGTCCAGCGGGGCCGCAACGCGGGAGCGGACAAGAACGGACCGGGCGACGGCTCGGGCAGTACCTACAACCAGGAGCGTTAG
- a CDS encoding GTP-binding protein, translated as MDFASSSGGAARSTTSAKIVVAGGFGVGKTTFVGAVSEINPLRTEAVMTSASAGIDDLTHTGDKTTTTVAMDFGRITLDQDLILYLFGTPGQDRFWFMWDDLVRGAIGAIVLVDTRRLADCFPAVDYFENSGLPFVIALNGFDGHQPYTPEEVREALQIGPDTPIITTDARHRADAKSGLITLVEHALMARLK; from the coding sequence GTGGACTTCGCAAGCTCTAGCGGCGGCGCGGCCCGGTCGACCACCAGCGCGAAGATCGTGGTGGCGGGCGGATTCGGCGTGGGCAAGACCACGTTCGTCGGCGCCGTCTCGGAGATCAACCCGCTGCGTACCGAAGCCGTCATGACCTCCGCATCGGCGGGGATCGACGACCTCACGCACACCGGGGACAAGACCACCACGACGGTGGCCATGGACTTCGGCCGTATCACTCTTGACCAGGACCTGATCCTCTACCTCTTCGGCACCCCGGGCCAGGACCGTTTCTGGTTCATGTGGGACGACCTGGTACGCGGCGCCATCGGTGCCATCGTGCTGGTGGACACCCGCAGGCTCGCGGACTGTTTTCCCGCGGTCGACTATTTCGAGAACTCGGGTCTGCCGTTCGTCATCGCTCTCAACGGCTTCGACGGACATCAGCCGTACACTCCGGAAGAGGTGCGGGAGGCGTTGCAGATCGGACCCGACACCCCGATCATCACCACCGACGCCCGCCACCGCGCGGACGCGAAGAGCGGTCTCATCACGCTCGTCGAGCACGCGCTGATGGCACGCCTCAAGTAG
- a CDS encoding DUF742 domain-containing protein, translating into MTPPPASHDPYGASVDASYGPEGDQPLVRPYAMTGGRTRPRYQLAIEALVSTTADPAHLATLLPEHQRICHLCREVKSVAEVSALLTMPLGVARILVADLAEAGMVAIHQPGNGEAGGTPDVTLLERVLSGLRKL; encoded by the coding sequence ATGACCCCGCCACCCGCCTCTCACGACCCGTACGGCGCATCGGTCGACGCGTCGTACGGACCTGAGGGCGATCAGCCGCTGGTACGTCCATACGCCATGACCGGCGGCCGTACCCGGCCGCGGTACCAGCTCGCCATCGAGGCGCTGGTCAGTACGACAGCGGACCCGGCCCACCTGGCCACGCTGCTCCCCGAGCACCAGCGGATCTGCCACCTGTGCCGCGAGGTCAAATCGGTCGCCGAGGTGTCGGCGCTGCTGACGATGCCGCTGGGGGTCGCCCGGATCCTCGTGGCCGACCTGGCGGAAGCGGGCATGGTGGCCATCCACCAGCCGGGTAACGGAGAGGCCGGCGGCACGCCGGATGTAACACTGCTCGAAAGGGTGCTCAGTGGACTTCGCAAGCTCTAG
- a CDS encoding roadblock/LC7 domain-containing protein, translating into MSQAAQNLNWLITNFVDNTPGVSHTVVVSADGLLLAMSEGFPRDRADQLAAVASGLTSLTAGASRIFEGGPVNQTVVEMERGFLFLMSVSDGSSLAVLAHPECDIGLVGYEMALLVDRAGTVLTPDLRAELQGSLLH; encoded by the coding sequence ATGAGTCAGGCCGCTCAGAATCTGAACTGGTTGATCACCAACTTCGTGGACAACACCCCTGGGGTGTCCCACACGGTGGTGGTCTCCGCGGACGGACTTCTGCTGGCCATGTCCGAGGGCTTCCCCCGCGACCGAGCCGACCAGCTCGCGGCCGTGGCGTCCGGCCTGACCTCGCTCACCGCGGGGGCTTCCCGGATCTTCGAAGGCGGCCCGGTCAACCAGACCGTGGTGGAGATGGAGCGCGGCTTCCTCTTCCTCATGTCCGTTTCCGACGGTTCCTCCCTGGCCGTGCTCGCCCACCCCGAGTGCGACATCGGCCTGGTGGGATACGAGATGGCCCTCCTGGTCGATCGCGCGGGGACGGTCCTCACCCCCGACCTGCGCGCCGAGCTTCAGGGAAGCCTGCTGCACTGA